One stretch of Tachysurus fulvidraco isolate hzauxx_2018 chromosome 12, HZAU_PFXX_2.0, whole genome shotgun sequence DNA includes these proteins:
- the LOC113651448 gene encoding paraneoplastic antigen Ma1 homolog — MTQVNKMEVSEIIAWCGEKDVALDRVLILNNVPADCEDRVIYSVVDAALGIGKCKVLDRFSDKTKRLQFVLLETADSISKMSIHAELGGPEVGCWYTQVVHVAAEAPKQNKEDEFQFKLISFLQKEGKSLADIPSLASPAPDLNTQLVDAINSLVQTCHVASSEERVGYRKLRPFSGFIPNPPGEDEYEVWVEQTTHILEEWQCSDNVKKQRFVECLRGPAADIVRFEKTGNPSASFSDYLSALESAFGTTEDASDLMLKFRSTYQSEGEKLSAYILRLDRMLHSMLRKKGIEYSAMNHLRMQQIVRGALPSDLVAMRLRMTHKLCAPPSFNELMKEVREEETLLKNRSSAQSNVAVSVVSPLMSGSSANTHIGDSEVEKLKREIRGLKNEVLRLSAAAKEPIMPERIMNCRV; from the coding sequence ATGACACAAGTGAACAAAATGGAGGTTAGCGAGATTATTGCTTGGTGTGGAGAGAAAGATGTTGCATTGGATAGAGTCCTTATTCTGAACAATGTACCTGCAGATTGTGAAGACCGAGTAATTTATAGTGTGGTCGATGCTGCTCTGGGAATAGGGAAATGCAAAGTGCTCGATCGCTTTTCTGATAAAACTAAGCGACTGCAGTTTGTCTTGCTTGAAACAGCTGATAGCATTTCCAAGATGTCTATCCATGCAGAACTTGGAGGACCTGAAGTAGGCTGCTGGTATACACAGGTTGTCCATGTTGCAGCTGAAGCTCCGAAGCAGAATAAGGAAGATGAGTTCCAGTTTAAGCTGATCTCTTTTCTTCAAAAAGAAGGTAAATCGTTAGCTGACATTCCAAGTTTGGCTTCCCCTGCACCTGATCTTAACACTCAGCTTGTTGATGCCATAAATTCACTTGTTCAGACCTGTCATGTGGCTTCATCTGAGGAGAGGGTCGGATATAGAAAGCTACGTCCATTTTCAGGATTTATCCCAAATCCTCCTGGGGAAGATGAGTATGAGGTCTGGGTAGAGCAGACGACTCACATCCTGGAAGAATGGCAGTGTTCTGATAATGTCAAAAAGCAGAGATTTGTAGAGTGTCTCAGAGGTCCTGCAGCAGACATTGTAAGGTTTGAGAAGACTGGTAACCCATCTGCTTCTTTCAGTGACTATCTTAGTGCACTAGAGTCTGCGTTTGGCACTACTGAGGATGCTTCAGACTTAATGCTAAAGTTTCGGAGCACTTACCAGAGTGAGGGAGAAAAGCTGTCAGCCTACATACTGAGGTTGGACAGGATGCTGCATAGTATGCTGAGGAAGAAAGGCATTGAGTATTCTGCCATGAATCATCTTCGAATGCAACAAATAGTCAGAGGTGCTCTTCCCAGTGATCTAGTGGCAATGCGCCTGAGAATGACCCATAAGCTGTGTGCCCCTCCTTCCTTCAATGAGCTAATGAAGGAAGTTCGAGAAGAAGAAACTCTGTTGAAAAACAGGAGTTCAGCACAGTCCAATGTAGCCGTCTCTGTCGTATCCCCTTTAATGAGTGGGTCATCCGCTAACACCCACATAGGCGATTCAGAGGTAGAAAAGCTAAAGAGGGAGATAAGAGGACTTAAGAACGAGGTGTTACGTTTGTCAGCAGCAGCAAAGGAACCCATAATGCCTGAACGCATTATGAACTGCAGAGTCTAG
- the LOC125146033 gene encoding uncharacterized protein LOC125146033, with protein MQWSTKDDTFSFSIDHKDQPLTRRGILSVIASLYDPLGFVAPFILQGKCILQELCRRGTEWDNELPDDLRPQWVDWKDDLLKLKEVLIPRCYHPHTFSDIVRTELHHFSDASNVGYGACSYLRFKNDKSEVHCSLVMAKARVSPTKVISIPRLELSAAVISARMSVMLKNELEMKIDQEFFWTDSQVVLAYINNEARRFHVFVANRVQLIRDVTDPSQWCYVNTTDNPADYASRGLNASAISTSMWLSGPKFLWEQEVNATPYTPVNLLVGDPEVKLVRTFVTSVRDGADILSRLSRFSSWSMLLRVVARINRLGHKQMYNGDHVAVEERERAAKVVIKLVQQQAFSKEMQIIERGEALPNSSALYHLDPILDNGILRGGGRLKHSSLS; from the coding sequence ATGCAATGGTCAACAAAGGATGACACATTCAGTTTCAGCATCGACCATAAGGATCAACCATTGACTCGCCGTGGTATTCTGTCTGTTATAGCCTCTCTATATGACCCTCTTGGGTTTGTCGCCCCATTTATTCTACAGGGAAAGTGTATCCTACAAGAACTGTGTCGTAGAGGTACTGAATGGGACAACGAACTTCCTGATGACTTGCGTCCTCAATGGGTGGATTGGAAAGACGATCTTCTGAAACTCAAGGAAGTATTGATACCAAGATGTTATCACCCACATACCTTCAGTGACATAGTCAGAACAGAGTTACACCACTTCTCTGATGCGAGTAATGTAGGATATGGTGCTTGTTCCTACCTCCGCTTCAAAAATGACAAGAGTGAAGTCCACTGCAGTCTGGTGATGGCTAAAGCCAGGGTCTCACCTACAAAGGTCATAAGCATTCCCAGGTTAGAACTCTCAGCCGCTGTCATATCTGCCAGAATGAGTGTCATGCTAAAAAATGAGCTGGAAATGAAGATTGACCAAGAGTTCTTCTGGACAGACTCGCAGGTCGTTTTAGCATACATTAACAACGAAGCCCGTAGGTTTCATGTTTTTGTCGCAAATCGAGTGCAGCTGATACGAGATGTCACAGATCCTAGTCAGTGGTGTTACGTAAATACAACAGATAACCCTGCTGATTATGCATCTAGAGGGCTTAATGCGTCTGCCATCTCTACATCAATGTGGTTATCAGGACCCAAATTCCTGTGGGAACAGGAAGTAAATGCAACACCATACACACCTGTGAACCTGCTTGTCGGTGATCCTGAAGTTAAATTAGTCCGAACCTTTGTGACCTCAGTCAGAGACGGAGCAGACATCCTCAGTCGCTTAAGTCGATTCTCTTCTTGGTCTATGCTTCTAAGGGTGGTTGCAAGAATAAACAGATTGGGCCACAAACAGATGTACAACGGTGATCATGTGGCAGTTGAAGAACGTGAGAGAGCTGCTAAGGTGGTCATCAAGCTTGTACAGCAGCAAGCATTCtcaaaagaaatgcaaataattgAAAGAGGAGAAGCTCTACCAAATTCAAGCGCACTGTACCATCTGGATCCTATTTTGGACAATGGCATCCTCCGTGGTGGTGGGAGGCTAAAACACTCATCTCTCAGTTAA